CGGAGGGGGAGGCCGAGGCTTTGGAGCAGGAGTTCATCCGGGTGAGCCGGGCCTTGCGCGCGCTAAAGGAAAAAAGGGCTTGACGCGGCCGGGTTTCACTGCTAAGATGCACTCAATACCGAAAGGCGAGGATGGGGAACAGTAGAGCGCCCCTCCGCCGGTCAGAGAGCCCGGGCCCGCCCGAGGGCGGAGCTGAGAGCCCGGGTCGGCGTGAGCCGCTCGAACCCGCCCCGGAGCCGGCGGCGATGAGCCGTCCCGGCCTGGCCGACCGTTACAGCGGGCCACGGGTCGCAGTGCCCGGCAGAGTGGGTCGCCCTGCAGGCGGCCAATGAAGGTGGTACCGCGGAGGATCGACGCCCTTCGCCCTTCCGTCAGGTTGGGCGAAGGGCGTTTGGATTTGCGTCACGGCAAGACACCCTGCGTCCGGCGGAAAGGCCCTGCAGGCAGCGAGAACGGAGGTGGAGCGGATGCTTACGGGCAATGTGGGATTTCTGGGTGCGGGCGCGATCGCCGAGGCCCTGATCCGCGGCATGCTGAATGCCGGGGTCGTACAGCCTGAACAGGTTCTGGTGAGCAACCGCTCCGATCGGGAGCGCCTGGCCGACCTGAACCGGCGCTACGGCGTGCGCACGGCGGGGAGCAAGGGGTACGTGGTGGACGTCTGCCAGGTGGTGGTGCTGGCCTGCAAGCCCAAGGACGTGGCCGGTCTGCTGGCCGAGGTGGGTGGCCGGTTCCGCCCGGGGCAGATCGTGCTCTCCCTGGCTGCGGGGATCGCGACGTCGTTCATCGAGGAGCGGGTGGCCGACGGGGTGATGGTCGTACGGGCGATGCCCAACACCTCCTGCCAGGTGGGCGAGTCGGCCACGGCGGTCTGCCTCGGCCGCGCGGCTACGCCCGAGGCGATGCGGCTCGTCACCGAGATGCTGGCCAGCGTCGGGCAGGTGTATACCGTGCCCGAGGAACAGATGGACGCCGTGACCGGCCTTTCCGGCAGCGGGCCCGCGTACGTGTACTACATCGTCGAGGCAATGATCGAGGCCGGCGAGGCGGTGGGCCTCGCCCCCGAGGTGGCCCGGGCGCTGACCCTGCAGACGCTGAAGGGCGCGGCGCTGACGCTGGCCACCACCGGGGCCGACCCCGCCGTGCTGCGAGAGCAGGTGACCTCGCCCGGGGGCACCACCGCGGCGGGCCTGCAGGTGCTGCGGGAGGCCGGCTTCGCCCAGGCGCTCATCAGCGCGATCGTCCGGGCCACCGAGAGGTCCCGGGAGCTGGGCCGGATGCCGGCGCAGGCCGCCACGGAGGTCGGCGATTGAGGCTCGCCAGAGCCGCGACAGCCGGCACGGAGACACGACCAACATACCAAGCGGGGCTGCACCGAGTCATCGCAGATGACGCTCGGGGCAGCCCCTCGGCTTATCTCGGCACAGGCATGGGCAGGGGGGTTCTCTGCTGGTAGTCCCGGCTTCGGGACTCCAGGTGGGCGATGACGAGCTCCTGACCGTCCAGACGGCGGCGGGGCAGGCAGTCGGGTATCCGTCGCAGCATGCCCTGGAGGGAGAGGTCTTCGGCGTGAACGACGGCCAGGTGAATCCCCCGCCGCAGGCAGATCGCCTGTTTGATGAGGTCGCGTCCCAACTGTCTGCGCGCCTGCTCTTCGCTGGGGTACAGCGCCGTCGGCCCGTAGTGCTGCGCACCGTTGAACTCGAACCCCGCGTTGGGCGGGTAGAAGCGGTCAATCTGCATCTCTTCGCCGGTGTAGGGGTTCACGAGGAACCCGGGCGAAGCGTCGTCCTCGAAGTTGTCCAGATCGATCAGCAGGGTGAGCCACTCGCGCATCAGGGCCTCACCCCGGTACGGCGCCTTTTCCAACCGGCGGTTGATCTCGGCGATGGCCTTCTTCTGGGCGTCGAGCTGGGGATTGGAGAGAATGAGCTGAAACGGCCCCGTCCGCCTGGACCGGCGGACCTCAACCCAGCCCGCATCGACCAGGCTGCGCAGCGCCCGCCGCGCGGTGCTCGGATCGCAGCGTGTCAGTCTCGCGATCTGGTTGACCGTGATCTCCACTTGACCGTCGCGGAACGTGGGCGCCAACTGAAGGGCACCGTACGTGATCTTGGCCTGTGCGATGACACACCGGCTTCGTAGCAGATCCACGGGAAGGTAAGCATGTTGACCCTTCGAGCAAGTCCAGGGTCTGAGCAGGGATAGTTGCTCAAGCTGTCTATAACTGGGTTTGATGGCGGTGCGGGAGAGCCCGCAGAGTTCGCTCAGGTGGTTCTGACCTCTTGGCCGGAGTTGAAGCCCCGCCCACGCCACCTTTGCCGAAGCGCCCAGCTGTTCATGGAACAGGATGAAGGCGGGCACCTTTACCTGGCTCGGCATGTACAGTCCGTTCACGCGCATCACCCGAATTTGCGTTCGCCACGTAGATGGAAATTCCTTCTAGATACTGCGGGTGTATGCAACCGTTCCCGGGGGTCGGGTCGGTAAGGGCGGCGAGGAGGCGGAATGTGCGGTGAGCGGAGGGGGACGAGTGCACATTCCGCCTCGAACTCGGGGCTTGGGGGCAAGTGAGTAATGTCGACGAGGCGGAATGTGCAGTGAGCGGTGGGGAGCGAGTGCACAATCCGCCTCGAACTCGGGGATCGGGGGCAAGTGGGTGATGGCGACGAGGCGGAATGTGCAGTGGGCGGTGGGGGGCGAGTGCACAATCCGCCTCGAACTCGGGGGTTCAGGGGCAAGTGGGTGAAAGCGAGGAGGCGGAATGTGCAGTGGGCGGTGGGGGGCGAGTGCACAATCCGCCTCGAACTCGGGGGTTCAGGGGCAAGTGGGTGATGGCGACGAGGCGGAATGTGCAGTGAGCGGTGAGGGGCGAGTGCACAATCCGCCTCGAACTCGGGGGTTCAGGGGCAAGTGGGTGATGGCGACGAGGCGGAATGTGCATTGGACGGTGGGGAGCGAGTGCACATTCCGCCTCGAACTCAGTCACGCATGGCCACGAACCAGTAGATTGTCTTTCGGTCCCACCCCAGGTCAAACGGCACGCGGTACCGATCGGCGGTGTGGGAGTTGGCCACCGGGTAGCCCCGGCTGTCGAAGCCGGTGATCAGGGCCACATGGGTCATCTTGCCCTTCTCCTCGTAGCCCAGCACGTCGCCGGGCTTCAGGAAGGAGCGAAACCCCTCTGGCCGGCCGGCGGCGATCCGCCACACGGTGCCGAAGTCGCCCCGGACCGCCAGGTCACCCTTGCCCGCGTACCGCAGGTGGCCGATGAGGGCGTCCGCCCTCGTGAACAGCGGCATCTGCAGCTTGCCCCCGTAGCGGAGCGCCTGGGAGACGAAGTTGGCGCAGTCGCCGCCCTCGCCCATGTAGTTGCGGAACTTCGGGTTGTACTTGTGGTCGTTGCCGCAGCCGGCGGCCAGGCCGCAGTAGGTGTCGGCGTATTCCACCGCACCACGGCGGTCGTACCGCTGCGCCGCCAGGGCGGTGACGGCGTGCAGCCCGGAGTTGCCCCGGTTACCGGAGGAGCGGCGAGCGGGCAGTTCCGCCGGCGCCTCCGTCTCGTCGCCCAGCGGGTCGGAGTACCACTCCAGCCCGATCAGCCAGCGGCCGTCGGCCGTCCGGTGCAGCTCGACGATGTGCCGGCTGCCCACGCCGAACCGGTTCACCGCCTCCTCCCCCGGGTACTGATACCCCAACTGCAACGTCTGTGCGACGTAGAACCGGGCGCGGTCCTCCGTCACCTTGAGCTCCTTCACCCAGATCCTGGTCCGTGCCTCGACGAAGCGGACCCCGCGCGCCTCTGCCCACGCCTTGACGTACCTGTACTTCCCCTCCTCGTGCAGCAGGGCCCACTGGGCGGTCTTCCGCTCCAGTAGGAAGTCCTCCTCCAGCGGCGGTCCCTCCCAGTCCGTCAGAAACCGCCGGGCTCTCCGCTCGTAGATCTCCCGCAGCCGAGGCGTGAGGTCCGGCTTCTCCGGCTCCGGCGGATCTACCGGCTGGGACTCCGACGATGGAGCCGGGGCAGGCGACTGCCCAGGCTCGGCTGCCCGGGACGGTTGGCCGGGCTCGGGCGCACGTGGCGGCTGCCCAGGCTCGCGTGTCCGGCGCGACTGGCCGGGCTCGGCCGCGGGGGGAGACTGCCCAGGTTCGGCCGCCCGGATCGGCTGCCCGGGATCGGGCGATGGCGATGGCCGGGGCTCGGCTGGCCGGGACGGCTGCCCCGGGGACCGCTGTCCCGGCGCCCGCAGCCGGGCCTGGGACGCGGGCGGCACCGCCGCAAGCGCAGCAGGCACGGGTTGGCTGGCCGCCGGCCGGGGTTGGGCGCCGATCAGGATTGCCGTCAGCACGACGGCGTGCAGGTACGGGCGGTACCGCCGCTTCATGGCCGAGATCCCTCACTTGAGTCTTCGTCGATGGCGCCGCCGCGCGGGCCATCGTCTGTGCTTTATTCTGTCCGCCGGCATCGGTCGCGGTGCATCCTCTTTCTGTCACGTGCGCCTGTCGGCGACGAGGCTCTTATGCGTACCCGTCGACGACGATCCTCCTTCTTTCACGCACATCGATCGGCGGCAATCCCAAACCCGTCACGTGCGCCTGTAGGAGACAAGGCTCTTATGCGTACCTGTCGGCGACGATCCTCCTTCTTTCACGCACATCGGTGGGCGGCAATCCTATACCCGTCACGTGCGCCTGTCGGCGACAAGGCTCTTATGCGTACCCGTCGGCGACGATCCTCCTTCTTTCACGCACGTCGGTCGGCGGCAATCCCAAACCCGGCAAGCGCACCTGTCGGCGACAAGGCTCTTATGCGTACCGTCGACCACGATCCTCCTTCTGTCACCCCCATCGATCGGCGACAATCCCAGACCCGTCACGCGCACCTGTCGATGACAAGCCTCTTATCCGTACCCGTCGGCAACGATCCTCCTTCGGTCACGCACGTCGGTCGGTGCGACAATCCTATGCCTGCCACGTCCACCCGTCGGCGGCAATCCTCTTTCTGTCATGCGCGCTCGTCGGCGACATACGGGCCGAGCGCAGGGGAAGACTAGCACCCACAGTCTCACCGCGGCGGAAGCCGCAGGATCAGCATCCGGACGAGCGGCAAACGGAGGGTCCGATGTGCGCAGGAAGACGGCAGTCCCCTTGCTCCTGATCCTTTCTCTGATCGCGTTGAGCGCGTGGAGCCTCCTGCCCCGCGGCGCGGAGCAGGCCGAGGCTGCCGCCCGGCCCACGCTGCGCCGGGGGGCGACGGGGGATGCGGTGCGGGAAGTGCAGCAACGGCTGAGAGACTGGGGCTACTACGAGGGCCAGGTGGACGGCAGGTTCGGCCCCCTCACGGAGAAGGCGGTGCGCTTCTTCCAGTCGAAGAACGGGCTCACGGTCGACGGTGTGGTGGGCCCCGAAACCTGGGCTGCGCTCGGGTATAGCGGCGCCCAGGCGGCGTCGGCGGGCGCGCAGCGCCCGGGCGTCAACATCGACCTGCTGGCGCGGGTGGTGCGGGCCGAGGCGGAGGCAGAGCCCTACGAGGGCAAGGTCGCGGTGGCGGCCGTACTCCTCAACCGGGTCGCCGACCCCCGCTTCCCGAAGACCCTGGAGGGGGTGATCTACGAGCCCCACGCCTTCGAGTCGGTCAGCAACGGGCGCATCTACAACACCCCGCCCACCGCCGACGACCTGCGCGCCGCCCGCGATGCCGTGAACGGCTGGGATCCCACCTACGGCGCCGTGTTCTTCTGGAACCCGAGCAAGCCGGTCTCCTCCTGGGTGTGGACGCGTCAGATCATCACCCAGATCGGCAACCACGTGTTCGCCAAGTGATCACGGAAGCGGCGGGCCCGCCCGGCGGGCCCGTCCGCGGGCAGATACCGAAGGGAGATACCAAAGATGGCGGGAAGGGGAATGCAGATGCGGCGAAGCAGGCCGGTCGGGGGCGCGCTCCTGGGCCTCCTGGCGGCCGGCGTGCTGGCTGTCTGGGGCGCCTGGACGGTCCACCTGTACCGGCAGTACCAGGCCCTGGCCTATGAGCTGGAGGCCGAGCGGCAGCGGAACTTCGCGGAGATGATCAGCCACGTCGAGGCCATGCGCGGGCTCATGGGCAAGAGCCTTGCGGCCGGGTCCACCCGTCAGAACGCCCTCTACATGGGGGAGGTCTACCGGCGGGCCAGCCTGGCGGCGGCCAACTTCATGGCCCTGCCGCTGCCCGAGGAGTTGGGGGCGGCCACGGGCAAGTTCCTGAACCAGATCGGCGACTTCGCCTACAGCGTGGTGCGCCACGAGGCGGCCGGACGGACCATGGACGAGGCCCAGCGCCAGGAGCTGGCCAGGCTGTACCAGGCGGCCACCGATCTCACCGCCACCCTGCGGGACACCGGCCAGGCGTCCGTGAGTGAGGGTTTCCGCTTCGCCAAGGCCGGCGTGGGCCTCTCGGACCTGTTCACGGCCTGGCGGGAGCGCAGGGCCGCGGGCGGGGCGGACCTCACCCAGGACCAGGCGCAGAAGAGCCTGATCCCGCCCGGGCTGAACCAGGTCGGCCCGCAGATGGACCAGATGCCGGTGCTGGTCTACGACGGCCCCTTCTCCGACCACCTGGAGCAGCGGACCCCGGCCATGGGCGGGCCCGCGATCACCCCGGAGGAGGCGAGGGCCCGGGCGTTGGCCTTCCTGCCCGAAGGCGTCACGGCCGACGCGCTGGAGGTGACCGAGCGGAACGGGCGCGTGCCGGTCTTCGCGGTGCGGCTCCCGCCCGGCGGCGGCCGGCCCGCAGTGACGGTGGACCTCGCCCGGGAAGGGGGCCACCTGGTCTCCTACATCAACGCCCGGCCGGCCGGCGAGCCCCGGCTCACCCTGGAGGACGCCCGGGAGGCCGGACTGGCGTACCTGGCGGCGCACGGCTGGTCCGAGATGGAGCCCACCTACGGCGAGGTGGCCGACGGCTTCGCCACCGTGCAGTTCGTGCATGCCCCCGGGGGCGTCCGGATCTACCCGGATCAGGTGAAGGTGCGCGTCGCCCTGGACAACGGCGAGGTGGTGGGGGTGGACGCCCGCAGCTACGTGATGTCCCACCGGGAGCGGGGCGGGCTGACGCCGTCGGTGACCCGGGAGCAGGCCCGGGCGGCGGTCAATCCCGAGTTGCAGGTGGAGGAGGCGCGTCTCGCCCTGATCCCCACGGAGGCCGGCGACGGCGAGGTGCTGTGCTGGGAGTTCCGGGGCACCCTGGGGGAGGAGACGTACCTGGTGTACGTGAACGCCCACACCGGCCTGGAGGAGCGCATCCTGCAGATGCTGATCACCGACAGCGGGACGCTTGCCCTGTGACGTCGGGCGGCGAGGGTGCAGGGCCCCGCGACCCGGCCTGCGGCGGGTCAGCGGCCCCGGCAGCGCAATCGCGCGTGGCGATGCTTGACAACCCGTGAACGACGTGGTAATCTCTCCACGCAAGCATTAACGGGACCTCAGAAGTAGAAGCCACCGCTTCTCACCGTACGGCCGGTTGTCGGTACGGTTTCGAGGTTGAGTACGTGGATTCGCCGCAGCAGGCGGCGCTGCAAGCTCAGCTTTGGACGCGGGTGGCCAATGGCCACCCGTTTCTGCTGTGTGCTTTGGGACGAGGCTGCCCGTTCTACCAGTCAGGAGGTGTTCGTGTATCAAGGATCAGCTCCGGGTGAACGAGATGGTCAGGGCCCGCGAGGTTCGGCTCATCGATGAGAACGGTGAGCAGCTGGGCGTGTTCTCCTCGCGGGAGGCGTTCCGCATCGCGCAGGAGCGCGGCCTCGACCTGGTCGAGGTGGCGCCCAACGCGAAGCCGCCGGTCTGTAAGCTGATGGACTACGGTCGGTACAAGTACGAGCAGGCGAAGCGGGAGCGCGAGGCGCGCAAGAAGCAGAAGGTCATCACCATCAAAGAGGTCAAGATGCGGCCCAACATTGATGATCATGACTTCGCGGTTCGCCAGCGCCAGGCCGAGTCGTTCCTGCGGGACGGCGACAAGGTGAAGGCCACGATCATGTTCCGTGGCCGCGAGGTCGTGCACGCGCAGCTGGGCAAGGAGGTCCTGGACCGGCTGCTGGAGACCGTCAAGGACATCTGCGTGGTCGAGCGGCCGCCGCGCCTGGAAGGCCGGAACATGATCATGATCCTCGCGCCCAAGGCCAATCTCGAACCCAAAGCAGCCCAGCAGGGCCAGGAAAAATAAGGAGGAGTAACCGCCCATGCCGAAGATGAAGTCCCATCGCGGCGCTGCCAAGCGGTTCAAGCTGACCGGCAGCGGCCTGGTGAAGCATTACCCCAGCAACAAGCACCACAAGAACACCCACAAGAAGGAGAACAGGATCCGCGCCCTGAAGCGCAACCTCGTCCTGTCCAAGTCCTTCCAGAAGAACATCCGGGAGATTCTGCCCCACTAACCCCATAGAAGTCCGCGCGTGCCGGAGCGGGGGCTCCGGGACGTGTCATAGGAGGAGAGCAACATGGCGCGCACCAAGCCCGGGAAGACCACCCGTGCTCGTCATAAGAAGATCCTGAAGCTGGCCAAGGGTTACTACGGCGCCCGGAGCAAGCACTTCCGGCCCGCCAACGAGACCGTCATGAAGGCGCTGTTCTACGCCCGGCGCGACCGGCGGCAGCGGAAGCGCAACTTCCGCCGGCTCTGGATCGCCCGCATCAACGCCGCCGCCCGCATGAACGGTCTGACCTACAGCCAGTTCATCAATGGCCTCAACAAGGCCGGCGTCCAGCTCAACCGCAAGGTCCTGGCCGACATCGCGGTGAACGACGCCGCCGGTTTCTCCGCTCTGGTGGAGAAGGCCAAGGCCAGCCTCTAGCAGGCCCCGACGCCCACCCGAGAGGGTGGGCTTTCGTCTGCTGTGCGGGATTTCCTGTACTCGGTCGCACGACTGCGGCCCGAAGGGAGTAGCCGTCATGGCGAAGCGATATGCTGTCATTGGGCTGGGGCGGTTCGGCGCCAGTCTGGCGCAGGAGCTGACGGGCGCGGGCCAGCACGTGCTGGCCGTGGACGTCGATGCCGACCGGGTGGACGAGCTGGCCGCGGTCCTGCCCCGGGTGGTGCGGGCCGACGGCACCGATCCGGCGGTGCTCAGGGCCCTGCGCATCCACGAGTTCGACACCGTGGTGGTCGCGATCGGCGACAACGTGGAGTCCAGCGTCCTCACCGTGCTCAACTGCCGGGACCTGGGCGTGCCGTACCTGGTGGCCCAGGCGCAGGACGAGGCCCACGGCCGGATCCTGAAGCGGCTCGGGGTCGACCGGGTGGTGTATCCGCAGCGCGACATGGGCATCCGGGTCGCCAGCAACATCGCCACCGGCGGCATCATCGACTACGTCCGTCTCTCCGACGAGTACGGGCTGGCCGAGCTTGCGCCGCCCCGGTCGGTGCTGGGCAAGAGCCTGCGGGACCTGGACCTGCCCCACCGCTTCGGCCTGAACGTGATGGCCATCAAGCGCGGGCAGCGGGTCATCGTCTCCCCGCGGGCCGAGGAGCGCATCGCGGAGGGCGACATCATGGTGGTCATCGGCAGCGCAGCCGGCATCACCCGGCTCCAGGGCGAGTAGGGGGGCGGAGAATGGCACTGCAGCACCGGAGGAGGGGGCCGACGTTTACGCCGCCGCAGGCCCTGGCGGCGGGGTTTGCGCTGCTGATCCTCATCGGCACCGTCCTGCTGGCCCTGCCCGTCGCCCACGAGCCCGGCCACCGGTTGTCCTTGACGGATGCGTTGTTCATGGCCACGTCGGCCGTCTGCGTCACCGGCCTGGCCGTGGTGGACGTGTCCACCACCTTCAGCGCCTTCGGCGAGGTCGTGCTCCTGCTGCTGGTCCAGGCGGGCGGCCTGGGCATCATGAGTCTGTCGGCGCTGATGTTCCTGCTCACGGGCCGGCGCATCGGCCTGCACGAGCGGCTGATGATGCAGGAGGCGCTGGGCTCCCTCTCCATCGCCGGGGTGGTGCGGCTCACCCGCACCATCATCGCCGGCACCCTGGCCGTCGAGGCGATCGGGGCTGCGCTGCTCTCCCTGCGCTTCCTCGCCTACTATCCCCCGGCGCAGGCGCTCTACTTCGGCATCTTCCACTCCATCACGGCGTTCAACAACGCGGGTTTCGACCTCACCTCCCGGTCCCTGCGCCCGTTCCAGCACGACCCGGCTGTCCTGCTGGTGATGGCGGGCCTGATCCTGATGGGCGGCATGGGCTTCGTGGTGCTGCAGGACGTGTGGCACCACAGGCGGTGGGAGCGGTTCAGCCTGCAGACCAAGCTGGTGCTGGCCGTCACGGGCGTGCTCGTGGGCGCAGCCACGCTGCTGGTGCTGGCGCTGGAGTGGGGCAACCCGGCCACGCTGGGCGGGCTGCCGGTGCCGGAGAAGCTGCTCAATGCCTTCTTCACTGCGGTCACGTTCCGCACCGCGGGCTTTGAGTCGATTCCCACGGCCGGCATGGCCTCCGCGGCGCTGCTCCTGGCCATGGTGCTCATGTTCATCGGCGGCTCCCCCGGCGGCACCGGCGGCGGCATCCGCACCACCACCTTCGCGGTCATCGCCCTGGCGGTGCGGGCCACGGTGCGGGGCACCGAGGACATTCAGGCGATGGGCCGGCGGCTGCCCCGGGAGCTGCTGGACCGGGCGATCGCCATCGTGGCGATGTCCATGGCCGTGATCGTCGCGGTGGGCGGGCTTCTCCTCGTGACCGAGGGGCACCTCGTCACCGCGCCCGGAAACCCGTTCGGCGCGGCCGACGTCTTATTCGAGAGCACATCTGCCTTCACCACCATGGGGCTGTCCACCGGCGTCACCCCGCACCTGAGCATGGCCGGCCGGCTCCTGCTGACGGTGACCATGTACGTCGGCCGCATCGGGCCGCTCACCGCTGCGGTGGCCCTGGCCCAGCGGCGGCGGGAGCGGGTGAACATCGACTATCCGGAAGAGCGGGTGATGATCGGGTGACCCGGAAGACCATCGTCGTGGTGGGCCTCGGCCGGTTCGGCTCCACCGTGGCCCTGCACCTGGAGAAGATGGGCCACGAGGTGCTGGGCATCGACGCGAACCAGGACCTGGTCGACCACTTCGCGCCGGAGCTGACCCACGCCGTCGCCTGCGACTCCACCGACGAGGAGGCGCTGCGCGCCCTGGGGTTGCGCAACTTCGACGTCGGCGTCGTCGCCATCGGCAGCGACGTGGAGGCCTCCATCCTGACCACCGTGCTCCTGAAGGAGCATGGGGTGCCGCTGGTGGTGGCCAAGGCGCGCAGCGAGCTGCACGGGCGCACCCTGGCGAAGGTGGGGGCGGACCGGGTGATCTACCCCGAGCGGGAGATGGGCGCCCGGCTGGCCCACTCGCTGATGACCGGCAGCGAGATCGACTACATCGAGCTTTCGCCCGACTACACCATCATGGAGATGGCGGCGCCGCCGGCCCTGGCCGGCAGGACCCTGCGGGAGGCCAACCTGCGGGCGCAGTTCGGCATCTCGGTGCTCGCGCTGAAGTCCGGCGAGCACATCAACGCGGCGCCGCTGGCCACCGATGTCATCCGGCCCGGCGACACCTTGGTGCTGCTGGGCAGCAAAGAGGGCGTGAAGCAATTGGAAAGGACGCTGCAGAAGGGATGACGAGAGCGGAAACGCCGCTGGGCCCCAAGCACGCCCTGGTCAGGCAGGCCCGGGAGCTCGCCCGGGAGCGGCGTGCGCGCGAGGAGTCGGGCCTGGCCCACATGGAGGGCGTGCGGCTGGTGGAGGAGGCGCTGGCCGCCGGCGTGGAGGTCGCGTACCTGCTTTACACCCCCGAACTGGCGGAGCGTCCCCGTGGTGCGGAACTGCTGCGCACCGCCGCGGCGCGCGGGGTGCCGCTGCACCCGGTGACGCCGGAGGCGCTGGAGCGGGCGGCCGACACCCGGACCCCGCAGGGGGTCGTGGGCGTCTTCCGGCCCCTTTCCCGGACCCTGGACGACCTGGGGCCGGGGCTGGTGCTGGTCCTGGACGGCCTGCAGGACCCCGGGAACCTGGGCACGGCGATCCGCTCCCTGGAGGCGATGGGCGGCGGCGGCGCGGTGGTCGCCGGCGGGGTGGACCCCTACAACCCCAAGGTGGTGCGGGGCGCGATGGGCTCGCTTTTCCGGCTGCCGGTCGTGAAACGGCCGATCGGAGACGCGCTCGCCGGGCTGCGGGCCGCCGGCCGGCGCATCTACCTGGCCGAGGCGGGGGGCGCCCTCGCCCCCTGGGCGGTGGACCTGGCCCGGGGTGCGGCGGTCGTGGTG
The nucleotide sequence above comes from Symbiobacterium thermophilum IAM 14863. Encoded proteins:
- the proC gene encoding pyrroline-5-carboxylate reductase, with the protein product MLTGNVGFLGAGAIAEALIRGMLNAGVVQPEQVLVSNRSDRERLADLNRRYGVRTAGSKGYVVDVCQVVVLACKPKDVAGLLAEVGGRFRPGQIVLSLAAGIATSFIEERVADGVMVVRAMPNTSCQVGESATAVCLGRAATPEAMRLVTEMLASVGQVYTVPEEQMDAVTGLSGSGPAYVYYIVEAMIEAGEAVGLAPEVARALTLQTLKGAALTLATTGADPAVLREQVTSPGGTTAAGLQVLREAGFAQALISAIVRATERSRELGRMPAQAATEVGD
- a CDS encoding winged helix-turn-helix domain-containing protein, encoding MDLLRSRCVIAQAKITYGALQLAPTFRDGQVEITVNQIARLTRCDPSTARRALRSLVDAGWVEVRRSRRTGPFQLILSNPQLDAQKKAIAEINRRLEKAPYRGEALMREWLTLLIDLDNFEDDASPGFLVNPYTGEEMQIDRFYPPNAGFEFNGAQHYGPTALYPSEEQARRQLGRDLIKQAICLRRGIHLAVVHAEDLSLQGMLRRIPDCLPRRRLDGQELVIAHLESRSRDYQQRTPLPMPVPR
- a CDS encoding amidase domain-containing protein is translated as MKRRYRPYLHAVVLTAILIGAQPRPAASQPVPAALAAVPPASQARLRAPGQRSPGQPSRPAEPRPSPSPDPGQPIRAAEPGQSPPAAEPGQSRRTREPGQPPRAPEPGQPSRAAEPGQSPAPAPSSESQPVDPPEPEKPDLTPRLREIYERRARRFLTDWEGPPLEEDFLLERKTAQWALLHEEGKYRYVKAWAEARGVRFVEARTRIWVKELKVTEDRARFYVAQTLQLGYQYPGEEAVNRFGVGSRHIVELHRTADGRWLIGLEWYSDPLGDETEAPAELPARRSSGNRGNSGLHAVTALAAQRYDRRGAVEYADTYCGLAAGCGNDHKYNPKFRNYMGEGGDCANFVSQALRYGGKLQMPLFTRADALIGHLRYAGKGDLAVRGDFGTVWRIAAGRPEGFRSFLKPGDVLGYEEKGKMTHVALITGFDSRGYPVANSHTADRYRVPFDLGWDRKTIYWFVAMRD
- the sleB gene encoding spore cortex-lytic enzyme yields the protein MRRKTAVPLLLILSLIALSAWSLLPRGAEQAEAAARPTLRRGATGDAVREVQQRLRDWGYYEGQVDGRFGPLTEKAVRFFQSKNGLTVDGVVGPETWAALGYSGAQAASAGAQRPGVNIDLLARVVRAEAEAEPYEGKVAVAAVLLNRVADPRFPKTLEGVIYEPHAFESVSNGRIYNTPPTADDLRAARDAVNGWDPTYGAVFFWNPSKPVSSWVWTRQIITQIGNHVFAK
- the ypeB gene encoding germination protein YpeB, with translation MRRSRPVGGALLGLLAAGVLAVWGAWTVHLYRQYQALAYELEAERQRNFAEMISHVEAMRGLMGKSLAAGSTRQNALYMGEVYRRASLAAANFMALPLPEELGAATGKFLNQIGDFAYSVVRHEAAGRTMDEAQRQELARLYQAATDLTATLRDTGQASVSEGFRFAKAGVGLSDLFTAWRERRAAGGADLTQDQAQKSLIPPGLNQVGPQMDQMPVLVYDGPFSDHLEQRTPAMGGPAITPEEARARALAFLPEGVTADALEVTERNGRVPVFAVRLPPGGGRPAVTVDLAREGGHLVSYINARPAGEPRLTLEDAREAGLAYLAAHGWSEMEPTYGEVADGFATVQFVHAPGGVRIYPDQVKVRVALDNGEVVGVDARSYVMSHRERGGLTPSVTREQARAAVNPELQVEEARLALIPTEAGDGEVLCWEFRGTLGEETYLVYVNAHTGLEERILQMLITDSGTLAL
- the infC gene encoding translation initiation factor IF-3; this translates as MNEMVRAREVRLIDENGEQLGVFSSREAFRIAQERGLDLVEVAPNAKPPVCKLMDYGRYKYEQAKREREARKKQKVITIKEVKMRPNIDDHDFAVRQRQAESFLRDGDKVKATIMFRGREVVHAQLGKEVLDRLLETVKDICVVERPPRLEGRNMIMILAPKANLEPKAAQQGQEK
- the rpmI gene encoding 50S ribosomal protein L35 is translated as MPKMKSHRGAAKRFKLTGSGLVKHYPSNKHHKNTHKKENRIRALKRNLVLSKSFQKNIREILPH
- the rplT gene encoding 50S ribosomal protein L20, with amino-acid sequence MARTKPGKTTRARHKKILKLAKGYYGARSKHFRPANETVMKALFYARRDRRQRKRNFRRLWIARINAAARMNGLTYSQFINGLNKAGVQLNRKVLADIAVNDAAGFSALVEKAKASL
- a CDS encoding potassium channel family protein, with the translated sequence MAKRYAVIGLGRFGASLAQELTGAGQHVLAVDVDADRVDELAAVLPRVVRADGTDPAVLRALRIHEFDTVVVAIGDNVESSVLTVLNCRDLGVPYLVAQAQDEAHGRILKRLGVDRVVYPQRDMGIRVASNIATGGIIDYVRLSDEYGLAELAPPRSVLGKSLRDLDLPHRFGLNVMAIKRGQRVIVSPRAEERIAEGDIMVVIGSAAGITRLQGE
- a CDS encoding TrkH family potassium uptake protein; this encodes MALQHRRRGPTFTPPQALAAGFALLILIGTVLLALPVAHEPGHRLSLTDALFMATSAVCVTGLAVVDVSTTFSAFGEVVLLLLVQAGGLGIMSLSALMFLLTGRRIGLHERLMMQEALGSLSIAGVVRLTRTIIAGTLAVEAIGAALLSLRFLAYYPPAQALYFGIFHSITAFNNAGFDLTSRSLRPFQHDPAVLLVMAGLILMGGMGFVVLQDVWHHRRWERFSLQTKLVLAVTGVLVGAATLLVLALEWGNPATLGGLPVPEKLLNAFFTAVTFRTAGFESIPTAGMASAALLLAMVLMFIGGSPGGTGGGIRTTTFAVIALAVRATVRGTEDIQAMGRRLPRELLDRAIAIVAMSMAVIVAVGGLLLVTEGHLVTAPGNPFGAADVLFESTSAFTTMGLSTGVTPHLSMAGRLLLTVTMYVGRIGPLTAAVALAQRRRERVNIDYPEERVMIG
- a CDS encoding potassium channel family protein, which codes for MTRKTIVVVGLGRFGSTVALHLEKMGHEVLGIDANQDLVDHFAPELTHAVACDSTDEEALRALGLRNFDVGVVAIGSDVEASILTTVLLKEHGVPLVVAKARSELHGRTLAKVGADRVIYPEREMGARLAHSLMTGSEIDYIELSPDYTIMEMAAPPALAGRTLREANLRAQFGISVLALKSGEHINAAPLATDVIRPGDTLVLLGSKEGVKQLERTLQKG